The Mugil cephalus isolate CIBA_MC_2020 chromosome 11, CIBA_Mcephalus_1.1, whole genome shotgun sequence genome includes a window with the following:
- the si:dkeyp-77h1.4 gene encoding uncharacterized protein si:dkeyp-77h1.4 — translation MLAARVIVLSFLVITALCASVKVQPNEDTITLFHGEDFHILLPSLDVEITFKNKSSPRSPEVVLLRGTKEVSSRVKLNQYHKHLVIEAVEEGDEGIYTVKNPDSPDEAKRIVLYVRDCSNEEIIKYGGNLKMSLSGVDLPITLEYRPSAVEANQTSSPALVIRTNTGTTTKPYRGRISVDDRYVTISDVTGADEGSYAVSDAKGDIKKKVCLNVKEHQNFVTLPHGKKLKINLILNSSLVHLYYIPDNDPTPRLLLDKGEFTSARTELGLEDRLTMEGSLVYLDQVKSADVGVFKITDLQGFTVSTIHLGLLPYRLESLYVAIIALLGLLVFLLLVCLLSCLIKVKKRAKRAAALEKIAQNAGKEDEGEAFRQVVKNITKLSEESKHSQADTTEKSQSTEVDIKGLEVSSKEVGVGNLETSDSGVGFNTALPLDTDTDAPDQIPDSEAVSISESKPSPPAAAECKPSAPPAMEMQSSPIPETEVSPAPDTKKTPEHPVEAKLDQPKPPDVKIFPTPSPEPTAAPADSKPPPSPSPEPKPAVPKATAPAPESKSALTPTPESPKPTTPEPITNGTPEPGPESKPSPDHTDIIGSSAPKAVPPKTPEVELKSSGAALESSKDGTLADDSTTTT, via the exons ATGCTGGCAGCCCGTGTTATTGTTCTCAGCTTTCTGGTCATTACAG CTCTTTGTGCCTCTGTAAAAG TACAACCCAATGAGGACACCATCACCTTATTCCATGGGGAGGATTTCCACATCCTACTTCCCTCGCTCGACGTGGAGATTACGTTTAAGAACAAGTCATCTCCTCGGTCGCCTGAAGTTGTCCTGCTGAGGGGCACCAAAGAAGTCAGCTCTCGGGTCAAACTTAACCAGTACCATAAGCACCTGGTTATTGAGGCTGTGGAAGAGGGGGATGAGGGCATCTACACCGTGAAGAATCCAGATTCTCCAGATGAAGCGAAACGCATTGTGCTCTATGTACGAG ATTGCTCCAACGAGGAAATTATTAAATACGGAGGCAATTTAAAAATGTCGCTGTCGGGGGTTGATCTTCCCATCACTCTTGAATACAGGCCCAGTGCTGTGGAAGCCAACCAAACGTCGAG TCCAGCTTTGGTGATCCGGACCAATACAGGGACAACCACCAAGCCCTACCGAGGTCGTATCAGCGTTGATGATCGCTACGTCACCATCAGCGATGTCACTGGTGCAGATGAGGGCAGCTATGCTGTGAGTGACGCTAAAGGTGACATCAAGAAGAAAGTGTGTCTGAATGTCAAAG AGCATCAAAACTTTGTGACCCTCCCGCATGGTAAGAAACTGAAGATCAACCTGATACTCAACAGCTCTTTGGTCCACCTTTACTACATCCCCGACAATGACCCCACGCCACGTCTGCTTCTGGACAAGGGAGAATTTACAAGT GCCCGAACTGAGCTGGGTCTGGAGGACCGTCTCACTATGGAGGGTTCATTGGTTTACCTGGATCAGGTCAAGAGTGCGGATGTAGGGGTGTTCAAAATCACAGATTTACAGGGATTCACTGTGTCCACTATCCACCTGGGACTACTAC CCTACAGACTGGAGTCGCTGTATGTGGCCATCATTGCCCTGTTGGGCCTGCTGGTTTTCCTTCTGCTTGTTTGCCTGCTGTCCTGCCTGATCAAAGTGAAGAAAAGAGCCAAGAGGGCCGCTGCCCTGGAGAAGATTGCCCAGAATGCTGGCAAAGAGGATGAGGGAGAGGCTTTCAGACAG GTGGTCAAGAACATCACCAAACTCAGTGAGGAATCCAAGCATTCCCAGGCTGACACCACAGAGAAATCCCAGAGCACCGAGGTAGACATTAAG GGTCTGGAGGTTTCCTCTAAAGAGGTTGGGGTCGGTAACCTAGAGACCAGTGATTCTGGTGTCGGCTTTAACACCGCCCTTCCACTGGACACTGACACTGATGCCCCTGACCAAATCCCCGACTCTGAGGCTGTTAGCATCTCTGAATCCAAACCAAGTCCTCCGGCTGCTGCTGAGTGTAAGCCAAGCGCCCCACCAGCTATGGAAATGCAGTCCAGTCCAATACCTGAAACTGAAGTTAGCCCAGCCCCTGACACTAAGAAAACCCCTGAACACCCTGTAGAAGCCAAGTTGGATCAACCCAAACCACCAGATGTTAAAATCTTCCCAACCCCCAGCCCTGAACCCACTGCGGCTCCAGCTGATTCAAAGCCTCCACCCAGCCCTAGCCCAGAGCCCAAGCCAGCTGTTCCCAAAGCCACCGCTCCAGCACCTGAGAGTAAGAGTGCCCTAACTCCCACACCTGAGTCCCCTAAACCAACCACACCGGAACCTATTACCAACGGTACACCTGAACCAGGGCCAGAGTCCAAACCCAGCCCAGATCACACTGATATTATTGGAAGCTCGGCTCCTAAAGCGGTCCCTCCTAAAACCCCTGAAGTGGAGCTGAAATCTAGCGGTGCTGCACTAGAATCCAGCAAAGATGGCACCCTGGCTGATGATTCAACCACTACCACCTGA